In Elusimicrobiota bacterium, the following are encoded in one genomic region:
- a CDS encoding phosphoribosylformylglycinamidine synthase subunit PurS, giving the protein MSAKAPQSHVYLAEVRLKSDYSDSEGQAALSLLHSLGVNTAHEVRTSQIYKIKGPFSLSHIQQAARELLADSVTQEFRMLAPSAPGSNGASLWRVEVWLKDSVTDPVGETVRQTLAEMGLAEPESVRVGTAYYITGKCGRHQLEKAVPRCLANPVVHRFSVSEAA; this is encoded by the coding sequence ATGAGCGCCAAAGCCCCTCAGTCTCACGTCTACCTGGCCGAGGTCCGGCTGAAATCCGACTACTCGGATTCGGAGGGCCAGGCAGCGCTCTCCCTTTTGCACAGCCTGGGCGTCAACACCGCGCACGAGGTGAGGACGAGCCAGATATACAAGATCAAGGGGCCCTTCAGCCTTTCCCATATCCAGCAGGCGGCCCGCGAGCTCCTGGCCGACAGCGTGACCCAGGAGTTCCGCATGCTCGCCCCCTCGGCCCCCGGCTCCAATGGGGCCAGCCTCTGGCGAGTCGAGGTCTGGCTCAAGGACTCCGTGACCGATCCCGTGGGCGAGACCGTGCGCCAGACCTTGGCAGAGATGGGACTGGCCGAGCCGGAGTCCGTGCGCGTGGGGACAGCCTACTACATCACCGGTAAATGCGGACGCCACCAGCTCGAGAAGGCCGTCCCCCGGTGCCTGGCCAACCCGGTCGTCCATCGTTTTTCCGTATCGGAGGCGGCGTAA
- the purQ gene encoding phosphoribosylformylglycinamidine synthase I, with the protein MKSPKVLILRAAGTNCDLETANAFKSVGGNPERIHIDQLKKGRVKLMDYAILVIPGGFSHGDDVGAGKIFANQVRLYLKDLRQFVRLGRPVIGICNGFQVLVKAGILPSSNTCDQTVGFTANDSGRFEARWVHLRINTQSSCLFFKGLPEMIELPVAHGEGKLVLKSPRQLEDLKKNKSIALQYVSDDGKLAGYPANPNGSIFNIAGLTNPEGNCLGLMPHPERYTLVHHHPNWTRQTFRKASIGLEMFKNAVEYVK; encoded by the coding sequence ATGAAATCCCCCAAGGTCCTGATCCTGAGAGCCGCCGGCACCAACTGCGATCTGGAGACGGCCAATGCCTTCAAGTCCGTGGGAGGAAACCCGGAGCGGATCCACATAGACCAGTTGAAGAAAGGCCGAGTCAAGCTCATGGACTACGCGATCCTGGTCATTCCCGGAGGTTTTTCCCACGGCGACGACGTGGGCGCGGGCAAGATTTTCGCCAACCAGGTCCGGCTCTACCTCAAGGACTTGAGGCAGTTCGTGCGCCTGGGCCGGCCCGTCATTGGAATCTGCAACGGCTTCCAGGTCCTGGTCAAGGCCGGGATCCTCCCCTCCTCCAACACCTGCGACCAGACGGTGGGGTTCACGGCCAACGATTCGGGAAGGTTCGAGGCGCGCTGGGTGCACCTGCGCATCAACACGCAGAGCTCCTGCCTCTTCTTCAAGGGCCTGCCCGAGATGATCGAGCTCCCCGTGGCCCACGGCGAGGGAAAGCTGGTCTTGAAATCCCCCCGACAGCTCGAGGACTTGAAGAAAAATAAGTCCATCGCCCTCCAGTACGTGAGCGACGACGGCAAGCTTGCGGGATATCCCGCCAACCCCAACGGCTCCATCTTCAACATCGCGGGCCTGACCAACCCCGAGGGCAACTGCCTCGGCCTCATGCCCCACCCGGAGCGCTACACCTTGGTGCACCATCACCCCAATTGGACGCGCCAGACCTTCCGCAAGGCCAGCATCGGCCTCGAAATGTTCAAAAACGCGGTAGAATATGTTAAATAG
- a CDS encoding phosphoribosylaminoimidazolesuccinocarboxamide synthase, with protein sequence MEGILVRSEIPGLPLVRRGKVRDVYALGEDRLLIVATDRLSAFDHVLPTPIPEKGRILTQVSAFWFKKTKSLAPNHFLSADLKEIQGELPSGITLSPALYEGKVTLAKRAERIDAECVVRGYLAGSGFKEYKKTGMVCGHKLPIGLSEASQLPQPIFTPATKADEGHDENISREELSRMVGQETAKELETLSLNIYDYAAALLKERGLILADTKFEFGRSEGRLIVIDEMLTPDSSRIWPAASYKPGSSPASFDKQHVRDHLEKIGWDKTPPIPSLPSEIVEGTAGRYREFLRILQS encoded by the coding sequence ATGGAAGGCATCCTCGTCCGCTCCGAAATCCCGGGGCTGCCCCTGGTGCGCCGCGGCAAGGTCCGCGACGTCTATGCGCTGGGAGAGGACAGGCTCCTCATCGTGGCCACGGACCGGCTCTCGGCTTTCGACCACGTTCTTCCCACCCCGATCCCCGAAAAAGGCCGCATACTCACGCAAGTCTCGGCTTTCTGGTTCAAGAAAACGAAAAGCCTCGCGCCCAATCATTTCCTGAGCGCGGATTTGAAGGAAATCCAAGGAGAACTACCATCGGGGATCACGCTCTCCCCTGCCCTGTACGAGGGCAAAGTCACTTTGGCCAAGCGCGCAGAGCGCATTGACGCCGAGTGCGTGGTGCGGGGCTATTTGGCGGGATCGGGATTCAAGGAATACAAAAAGACCGGAATGGTCTGCGGGCACAAGCTCCCTATCGGCCTCTCCGAGGCCTCTCAGCTTCCCCAGCCCATCTTCACCCCGGCGACCAAGGCCGATGAAGGGCACGATGAAAACATCAGCCGGGAAGAGCTCTCCCGCATGGTGGGCCAGGAGACCGCGAAGGAACTGGAAACACTCTCCCTCAACATATACGACTACGCGGCCGCGCTCTTAAAGGAGCGCGGCCTCATACTGGCCGACACCAAATTCGAGTTCGGGCGCTCGGAGGGGCGGCTCATCGTCATAGACGAGATGCTGACCCCGGACTCCTCGAGGATTTGGCCGGCCGCGAGCTACAAGCCGGGCTCGTCTCCCGCGAGCTTCGACAAGCAGCACGTGCGCGACCATTTGGAAAAGATCGGCTGGGACAAGACCCCCCCGATCCCGAGCCTCCCCTCCGAGATCGTCGAGGGCACGGCCGGCCGCTACCGCGAATTCTTGAGGATACTGCAGTCATGA
- a CDS encoding DUF2752 domain-containing protein, with protein MSSTSSASKARLFTLFDGLAIGAWLLLAAAAGVIKSGTLSPVAAEARLPFCLFKLWTGLPCPGCGMGHAILSAFAGDWAFSYYYHPLGLPVLGLWTWWLWRGARNLARGKPFSNNFPPAGRPALQWSFLALLLAVYLRNLLKYV; from the coding sequence ATGAGCTCAACAAGCTCTGCGAGTAAGGCCCGGCTTTTTACCCTCTTCGACGGTTTGGCCATAGGGGCGTGGCTTCTGCTTGCAGCCGCAGCCGGGGTCATTAAAAGCGGGACTCTTTCTCCCGTCGCGGCGGAGGCGCGGCTCCCTTTTTGCCTGTTCAAGCTCTGGACCGGCCTGCCCTGCCCCGGCTGCGGCATGGGCCATGCCATCCTCTCCGCCTTCGCAGGAGACTGGGCTTTTTCCTATTATTACCATCCCCTCGGCCTGCCCGTCCTCGGCCTCTGGACCTGGTGGCTCTGGCGCGGTGCGCGCAACCTCGCGCGCGGCAAGCCCTTCTCCAATAATTTTCCCCCGGCCGGCCGCCCCGCCCTGCAGTGGTCCTTCCTCGCCCTGCTTCTGGCCGTTTACCTCCGCAATTTGTTAAAATATGTTTGA
- the guaA gene encoding glutamine-hydrolyzing GMP synthase, protein MVVAQSQILILDFGSQYTQLIARRLRELEIYAEILPYSASIEEIRSRNPRGLIFSGGPDSVHRRGSPRPNPQVFELGIPILGICYGMQLLVALHGGKVSPARQREYGRAMIEVLESDLLFEGLPSGLEVWMSHGDGAERLDNGFKVLARTPTAPYAAIADAGRRWYGVQFHPEVAHTPEGARILENYARRICRHEERWTMSSLLERQVAAVREQVGDSQVICALSGGVDSAVAAALIHRAVGARLRCIFVDTGLLREGDRERVEKVLGRSLGLSIKVVDASKLFLRRLKNVAAPERKRKIIGKTFIEVFEGEAKKIKGARFLAQGTLYPDVIESVSVHGPSAVIKSHHNVGGLPKRMRLALVEPLRFLFKDEARRLGRELGLSEELLMAHPFPGPGLAIRILGAVTPELLSILRRADAIFREELSASGWYGKVWQAFAVILPIKSVGVMGDERTYENTVVLRSVDSRDGMTADWSRLPQDFLQKVSSRIVSEVKGVNRVAYDISSKPPATIEWE, encoded by the coding sequence ATAGTGGTCGCTCAAAGCCAAATACTGATACTTGACTTCGGCTCCCAGTACACGCAACTCATCGCCCGCAGGCTCCGCGAGCTTGAAATTTACGCGGAGATACTCCCCTACTCGGCCTCAATCGAGGAGATCCGGTCGCGCAACCCGCGAGGATTAATTTTCTCGGGCGGCCCGGATTCCGTGCACCGGCGGGGCTCGCCGCGGCCCAACCCTCAAGTTTTCGAGCTGGGAATCCCGATCCTCGGCATTTGCTACGGGATGCAGCTCCTGGTGGCTCTGCACGGCGGGAAGGTCTCCCCGGCCCGACAGCGCGAGTACGGCCGCGCCATGATCGAAGTTTTGGAGAGCGACCTCCTCTTCGAGGGCCTGCCCTCGGGCCTCGAGGTCTGGATGAGCCATGGCGACGGGGCAGAGCGGCTGGACAACGGCTTCAAGGTCCTGGCCCGCACCCCCACGGCCCCCTACGCGGCCATCGCCGACGCGGGCCGCCGTTGGTACGGGGTGCAGTTCCACCCCGAGGTGGCCCACACCCCCGAGGGCGCGCGCATCCTCGAGAATTACGCCCGACGCATCTGCCGGCACGAGGAGCGTTGGACCATGTCCTCGCTTTTGGAGCGCCAGGTCGCGGCCGTCCGGGAGCAGGTGGGAGATTCGCAAGTCATCTGCGCCCTTTCCGGAGGTGTCGACAGCGCTGTCGCGGCAGCGCTCATCCACCGCGCCGTCGGCGCCAGGCTGCGCTGCATCTTCGTGGACACCGGGCTTTTGCGCGAGGGCGACCGCGAGCGAGTGGAGAAGGTCCTCGGCCGCTCCTTAGGCCTCAGCATCAAGGTGGTGGACGCATCGAAACTTTTCCTCAGGCGGTTGAAGAACGTGGCCGCCCCCGAGCGCAAGAGAAAAATCATCGGCAAGACCTTCATCGAGGTCTTCGAGGGCGAGGCCAAGAAAATCAAGGGCGCGCGATTCCTCGCCCAAGGCACCCTTTATCCCGACGTGATCGAGTCGGTCTCCGTGCACGGCCCCTCGGCCGTGATCAAGAGCCACCACAACGTGGGCGGGCTTCCCAAGAGAATGAGGCTGGCCTTGGTTGAGCCTCTGCGCTTCCTCTTCAAGGACGAGGCGCGTCGGCTCGGCCGCGAGCTCGGACTCTCCGAGGAGCTCCTGATGGCGCATCCCTTCCCGGGCCCGGGCCTCGCCATCCGCATCCTGGGGGCCGTCACCCCGGAGCTCCTGAGCATCCTGCGCCGGGCCGACGCCATTTTCCGGGAGGAACTCTCCGCCTCGGGCTGGTACGGCAAGGTCTGGCAGGCCTTCGCGGTGATCCTCCCCATCAAGTCCGTGGGCGTCATGGGCGACGAGCGAACCTACGAGAACACCGTGGTCCTGCGCTCCGTGGACAGCCGAGACGGCATGACCGCGGACTGGTCGAGGCTCCCCCAGGATTTCCTCCAAAAAGTCTCCAGCCGCATCGTCTCGGAAGTCAAAGGGGTCAACCGCGTGGCCTACGACATCAGCTCCAAGCCCCCGGCCACCATCGAATGGGAGTAA
- a CDS encoding GuaB3 family IMP dehydrogenase-related protein, which translates to MAFFIGRDREARRAYGFDEIALVPGEITVNPDEVDTSLAIGQIKLGIPFLASAMDGVVDVAFAVAMGKMGGLGVLNLDGINTRYEKPREIVAQIAGAGPEEATKLVQELYRKPVKEELIAERVKEIKAAKVPCAVSTIPQNAEKYGAVAQEAGCDIFVVQSTVTTVRHKATRYKPFDIAKFCKHMNIPVLAGNCVTYAVAVELMETGISGLLVGVGPGAACTTRGVLGLGVPQVTGTVDCAAARDFHYKRSGRYVPIIADGGMSTGGDICKAVACGADGVMVGSAFARTKEAPGRGYHWGMATPHQNLPRGTRIHVGITGSLEEILYGPSRTDDGTQNLVGALRTCMGSVGASTVREMQTAEIIIAPSIQTEGKLFQKAQRIGMGK; encoded by the coding sequence ATGGCGTTCTTCATTGGCCGAGATCGGGAAGCCCGCAGAGCGTATGGATTCGACGAGATAGCTTTGGTTCCTGGGGAGATCACCGTCAATCCAGATGAAGTGGACACCAGCCTTGCGATCGGCCAGATCAAGCTCGGCATCCCCTTCCTGGCCTCGGCCATGGACGGCGTCGTGGACGTTGCTTTCGCCGTGGCCATGGGAAAGATGGGCGGCCTGGGCGTGCTTAATCTCGACGGGATCAACACCCGATACGAGAAGCCCCGAGAAATCGTGGCCCAGATCGCGGGAGCGGGGCCCGAGGAAGCCACCAAGCTCGTCCAGGAATTGTACCGCAAGCCGGTCAAGGAGGAGCTGATCGCCGAGCGCGTCAAGGAGATCAAGGCGGCCAAGGTCCCCTGCGCGGTCTCGACCATCCCCCAAAACGCCGAGAAATACGGAGCCGTGGCTCAGGAAGCGGGCTGCGATATCTTCGTCGTGCAGTCCACTGTCACCACGGTGCGCCACAAGGCCACCCGCTACAAGCCCTTCGACATCGCCAAGTTCTGCAAGCACATGAATATCCCGGTCCTGGCCGGCAACTGCGTAACCTACGCGGTGGCCGTCGAGCTCATGGAAACCGGCATTTCCGGCCTCTTGGTCGGGGTGGGGCCGGGAGCTGCCTGCACCACCCGGGGCGTGCTGGGCCTGGGGGTTCCCCAGGTGACGGGAACCGTGGACTGCGCCGCGGCGCGGGATTTTCATTACAAGAGAAGCGGCCGCTACGTCCCCATCATCGCCGACGGTGGCATGTCCACCGGCGGGGACATCTGCAAGGCCGTGGCCTGCGGCGCCGACGGCGTCATGGTGGGCTCGGCCTTCGCCCGCACCAAGGAGGCGCCGGGGAGGGGCTATCATTGGGGCATGGCCACCCCGCACCAGAATTTACCGCGCGGCACCCGCATCCATGTCGGCATCACCGGATCCTTGGAGGAGATTCTCTACGGCCCATCGCGCACGGATGACGGCACCCAGAATTTGGTGGGCGCCTTGCGCACCTGCATGGGCTCCGTTGGCGCCTCCACGGTCCGCGAGATGCAGACAGCGGAGATCATTATCGCCCCCTCCATCCAAACGGAAGGCAAGCTTTTCCAGAAGGCCCAACGCATCGGCATGGGGAAATAG
- a CDS encoding metalloregulator ArsR/SmtB family transcription factor, with protein MSENRSIDRMFKAFADETRLRILHLLLKGELCVCDIMAVLEAPQPKISRHLSYLKRAGLVSDRKQGPWRHYSLAHSKNSFQKRLIGCLDACLDEAPILRWDASKLTSVKRTACR; from the coding sequence ATGTCAGAGAACCGCTCCATCGACCGGATGTTCAAGGCCTTTGCGGATGAGACGCGCTTGCGCATCCTTCATCTGCTCTTAAAGGGAGAACTCTGCGTTTGCGATATCATGGCCGTGCTCGAAGCGCCACAGCCTAAGATCTCGCGCCATCTCTCTTACCTGAAACGCGCGGGGCTGGTGAGCGACCGCAAGCAAGGGCCGTGGCGGCATTATTCGCTTGCGCATTCGAAGAATTCGTTTCAGAAGAGGCTGATTGGTTGCCTGGATGCATGTTTGGATGAGGCCCCGATTCTGCGATGGGACGCCTCGAAGCTTACCTCGGTCAAAAGGACGGCCTGCCGGTGA
- a CDS encoding arsenate reductase ArsC yields the protein MNKQKVLFVCIHNSGRSQIAEALLRRLGGEHFEAESAGFEPGELNPIVVESLKEIGIDISQAKTKSVFDLFKQGRMYQYVVTVCDESKAEACPIFPGLVRERMHWSFEDPSSFQGSHEERLAKTRIVRDQIKTKIEGFVKASLSQAKR from the coding sequence TTGAACAAACAGAAAGTTCTCTTCGTGTGCATCCACAACTCGGGCCGCAGCCAAATCGCCGAGGCACTTCTTAGGCGTTTGGGCGGGGAGCATTTTGAGGCCGAGAGCGCGGGCTTCGAGCCCGGGGAACTCAATCCCATCGTGGTCGAGTCCTTGAAGGAGATTGGGATCGATATCTCCCAGGCCAAGACCAAGAGCGTCTTCGACCTCTTCAAGCAGGGGCGTATGTACCAATATGTCGTTACGGTTTGCGATGAATCTAAAGCCGAGGCCTGCCCCATCTTCCCGGGACTCGTCCGAGAACGAATGCATTGGAGCTTCGAAGACCCGTCGAGCTTTCAGGGGTCGCACGAGGAGCGTCTCGCCAAGACCCGTATCGTCCGCGACCAAATTAAGACGAAGATCGAGGGGTTCGTAAAGGCCAGTCTCTCTCAGGCGAAGCGGTAG
- a CDS encoding DUF4234 domain-containing protein, with translation MENIPLSPKPLPREFYLHPAAGILFSVLTCGLYNIYWNYRQFQAMNLLLGREEYKFLNWLLLSIVTCGLYHIYYEYRMGVDLNCYLKDNGRPVGDNLALIGLVLSCFGLTVLTDAVYQHELNKLCE, from the coding sequence ATGGAAAATATTCCTCTATCGCCAAAGCCCCTGCCGCGCGAATTCTACCTCCATCCCGCCGCCGGGATACTGTTCTCGGTTCTCACTTGCGGGCTTTACAATATCTATTGGAATTACCGGCAGTTCCAGGCCATGAACCTCCTCCTCGGCCGGGAGGAATATAAATTCCTCAATTGGCTGCTTCTATCCATAGTCACCTGCGGGCTCTATCACATCTATTACGAATACCGCATGGGCGTGGATCTTAACTGCTATCTCAAGGACAACGGCCGTCCCGTGGGCGACAATTTGGCCCTGATCGGGCTGGTTCTCTCATGCTTCGGCCTTACCGTCTTGACCGACGCTGTGTACCAACATGAGCTCAACAAGCTCTGCGAGTAA
- the purL gene encoding phosphoribosylformylglycinamidine synthase subunit PurL, with the protein METTLSPQSPAPAAENLMNKFTTLSQKELFALNAQRLWSFSEAELAAIQGHFKSLRREPTVAEIETLAQTWSEHCKHKTFRGPIRYVEGKKTRLIKSLFDETIAKATKELAKSWCLSVFSDNAGVVSFAGKQWALAFKVETHNHPCAIEPYGGAQTGVGGVIRDILGVGLGAKPVLNTDVFCFAPPDHEGPLPETTLHPKRTLRSVVAGVRDYGNRMGIPTAAGAICFDKDYRLNPLVFVGTVGILPAWAVKKEIKPGDVIVAAGGRTGRDGLHGATFSSASLNEESPVSAVQIGHAINEKKLLDALLSARDQRLYRAVTDCGAGGFSSAVGEMAQLCGGAKVRLENARLKAADLEPWEIWVSESQERMVFAVPPKNLKAFEEAFAAEGCETSVLGEFAKTGKLLVSHQGRTVVDMDLKFLHKGVPLPERAAVWDPPKPAAMARITTAQKKPAEILKKALAHWNVCSREWVIRQYDHEVQGGTVIKPLQGQGHDGPGDACVIWPQAATGDVENFSGFAVSHGLNPAYGKLDPHAMALACADEALRNLLCAGADISRAAFLDNFCWGNPENPQLLGGLVRAALGCYDAAKGFGVPFISGKDSFYNQSRDVNGKDLAIPGTLLISAVAPVTDVRKALTMDIKGPGNALYLVGSTSEELGGSLYNEICGSLGGAVPEVELGAARDGFKAVQAAIEKGLVLSAHDLSEGGLAVAAAEMCFSGEFGACLDLDQIPRSSPIYSNEVLLFSESPSRILLEVPPEKEAALTKLLKATPAERVGETIANPILKIVGLDGQVILEEPLRMLKATWQSPLTEAVK; encoded by the coding sequence ATGGAAACCACCTTGAGCCCGCAAAGCCCGGCGCCGGCCGCGGAAAATCTCATGAACAAGTTCACGACCCTCTCCCAAAAGGAACTCTTCGCCCTGAACGCCCAGCGCCTATGGTCCTTCAGCGAGGCCGAGCTTGCCGCCATCCAAGGCCATTTCAAGTCCCTGCGGCGCGAGCCGACTGTGGCCGAGATAGAAACCCTCGCCCAGACCTGGTCCGAGCACTGCAAGCACAAAACCTTCCGGGGCCCCATCCGCTATGTCGAGGGGAAAAAGACCCGGCTCATCAAGAGCCTTTTCGACGAGACCATCGCCAAGGCCACCAAGGAGCTGGCCAAATCCTGGTGCCTATCCGTTTTCTCGGACAACGCCGGGGTGGTGAGCTTCGCGGGCAAGCAATGGGCCCTGGCCTTCAAGGTCGAAACCCACAACCACCCCTGCGCCATCGAGCCCTACGGCGGAGCCCAGACCGGGGTGGGGGGCGTGATCCGCGACATTTTGGGCGTGGGCCTCGGGGCCAAGCCGGTCTTGAACACCGACGTTTTCTGCTTCGCCCCGCCCGACCACGAGGGGCCGCTTCCCGAGACGACTCTCCACCCCAAGAGGACCTTGCGCAGCGTGGTGGCCGGGGTGCGAGACTACGGCAACCGCATGGGCATCCCCACGGCCGCGGGCGCGATTTGCTTCGACAAGGACTACCGCTTGAACCCCTTGGTTTTCGTGGGCACGGTGGGGATTCTCCCTGCCTGGGCCGTCAAAAAGGAGATCAAGCCCGGTGACGTCATCGTGGCCGCAGGCGGCCGCACCGGCCGGGACGGGCTTCACGGCGCCACCTTCTCCTCGGCCAGCCTCAACGAGGAGTCCCCAGTGTCGGCCGTGCAGATAGGCCACGCCATCAACGAGAAGAAGCTGTTGGACGCCCTGCTTAGCGCCCGCGACCAAAGGCTCTACCGCGCGGTCACCGACTGCGGTGCCGGAGGGTTCTCCTCGGCCGTGGGCGAGATGGCCCAGCTTTGCGGCGGCGCCAAGGTGCGCCTAGAGAATGCCAGGCTCAAGGCCGCGGATCTCGAGCCCTGGGAGATATGGGTCTCGGAATCCCAGGAACGGATGGTTTTCGCGGTTCCCCCCAAGAATTTGAAGGCCTTTGAGGAGGCCTTCGCGGCCGAAGGCTGCGAAACATCCGTGTTGGGAGAGTTCGCCAAGACCGGGAAGCTCCTCGTCTCCCACCAGGGCCGGACGGTCGTGGACATGGACCTCAAGTTCCTGCACAAGGGAGTGCCCCTTCCGGAGAGGGCCGCGGTCTGGGACCCGCCCAAGCCCGCGGCCATGGCCAGAATCACCACGGCCCAGAAAAAGCCGGCCGAGATATTGAAGAAGGCTCTCGCCCACTGGAACGTCTGCAGCCGCGAGTGGGTGATCCGCCAATACGACCACGAGGTCCAGGGTGGCACCGTGATCAAGCCCCTCCAAGGCCAGGGCCATGACGGCCCGGGAGACGCCTGCGTCATCTGGCCCCAGGCCGCCACGGGAGACGTCGAGAATTTTTCGGGTTTCGCCGTAAGCCACGGCCTCAACCCGGCCTACGGAAAGCTCGACCCCCACGCCATGGCATTGGCCTGCGCCGACGAAGCCTTGAGAAACCTTCTTTGCGCCGGGGCCGACATCTCGCGCGCGGCCTTCCTCGACAATTTCTGCTGGGGCAACCCCGAGAACCCCCAGCTCCTGGGGGGGCTGGTGCGCGCGGCCTTGGGCTGCTACGATGCGGCCAAGGGCTTCGGGGTTCCTTTCATCTCCGGGAAAGACAGCTTCTACAACCAGTCCAGGGACGTCAACGGCAAGGATCTCGCCATTCCGGGGACATTGCTGATCTCGGCCGTGGCCCCGGTGACGGACGTGCGCAAGGCCCTCACCATGGACATCAAGGGGCCGGGAAACGCCCTGTACCTGGTGGGGAGCACCTCCGAGGAGCTCGGGGGCTCTCTTTACAACGAGATCTGCGGCTCCCTCGGGGGCGCGGTGCCGGAGGTCGAACTCGGCGCGGCCCGGGACGGCTTCAAGGCGGTGCAGGCCGCCATCGAGAAGGGCCTGGTGCTTTCCGCCCATGATCTCTCCGAAGGGGGCCTGGCCGTGGCCGCCGCGGAGATGTGCTTCTCGGGCGAGTTCGGGGCCTGCCTCGACCTCGACCAGATCCCGCGCTCTAGCCCCATCTACTCCAACGAGGTCCTGCTTTTCTCGGAAAGCCCAAGCCGCATCCTGCTCGAGGTTCCCCCGGAGAAAGAGGCGGCTCTGACCAAACTCCTCAAGGCAACCCCGGCCGAGCGCGTGGGCGAGACCATCGCCAACCCGATCCTCAAGATCGTGGGCCTGGACGGGCAAGTGATCCTGGAGGAACCCCTGCGCATGCTCAAGGCCACCTGGCAGAGCCCGCTCACCGAGGCGGTGAAATAG
- a CDS encoding amidophosphoribosyltransferase, with amino-acid sequence MCGIFAVSDHPEAAKLSYYGLFALQHRGQESAGIVTSHKGELQAQIGMGLVSEVFSNRPAADLPGRMAIGHVRYSTTGASHLKNAQPLVFKNIHGPIAIAHNGNLTNAMEMRGKLEKRGAIFQSSTDSEVIVHLLARHQGPVEDAVIESLRQVEGAYSLLFLTPTKIIAARDPYGFRPLILGQLDESYVLASETSALNLVKAQVLREVEPGEILIIEGAKLKALKPFKAPTQPARCVFEQVYFARPDSNIFGRNVQAVRREFGRALAREMRGLAADIVVPVPDSGVAAALGFSDESKIPLEMALVRSHYVSRTFIKPTQELRELAAELKLAPVPETLKGKRVILIDDSIVRGTTSRKITKSLRQAGAREIHMAISSPPIVSPCYYGIDTPRASELIANRHSLVEIRKFLDVDTLHYLSLDGMLRAAGGGDPSGFCTACFTKVYPTPIPDYQTPDSPKAAESEPSAPGKLL; translated from the coding sequence ATGTGCGGAATATTCGCGGTTTCGGATCATCCTGAGGCGGCGAAGCTCTCCTACTACGGGCTCTTCGCCCTGCAGCACCGGGGCCAGGAGTCGGCGGGGATAGTCACATCCCACAAGGGAGAGCTGCAGGCCCAGATCGGGATGGGGCTGGTCTCCGAGGTTTTCTCCAACCGCCCCGCCGCGGACTTGCCCGGGCGCATGGCCATCGGGCACGTGCGCTACTCCACGACCGGGGCCTCGCACCTCAAGAACGCCCAGCCCCTGGTTTTCAAGAACATCCACGGCCCCATCGCCATCGCCCACAACGGAAACCTCACCAACGCCATGGAGATGCGCGGCAAGCTCGAAAAACGCGGGGCGATTTTCCAATCCTCAACGGACTCTGAGGTGATCGTCCATCTCCTGGCCCGGCACCAGGGGCCGGTGGAGGACGCCGTCATCGAGAGCCTGCGGCAGGTGGAGGGCGCCTACTCGCTCCTGTTTCTCACCCCGACAAAGATCATCGCGGCGCGCGACCCGTACGGATTCAGGCCGCTGATCCTCGGCCAGCTCGACGAGTCCTATGTCCTGGCCTCGGAGACCTCGGCATTGAACCTGGTCAAAGCCCAGGTGCTGCGCGAGGTCGAGCCGGGGGAGATACTCATCATCGAGGGCGCCAAGCTCAAGGCGCTTAAGCCCTTCAAGGCCCCGACGCAGCCCGCGCGCTGCGTCTTCGAGCAGGTCTATTTCGCCAGACCCGACTCCAACATCTTCGGCCGCAACGTCCAGGCCGTCAGGCGAGAGTTCGGTCGGGCCCTGGCCCGGGAGATGCGGGGCCTTGCGGCCGACATCGTGGTGCCGGTGCCCGACTCGGGAGTGGCGGCGGCCCTGGGGTTCTCGGACGAGTCTAAAATCCCCCTGGAGATGGCCCTGGTGCGCAGCCACTACGTCAGCCGCACCTTCATCAAGCCCACCCAGGAACTCCGGGAGCTGGCCGCCGAGCTCAAGCTTGCCCCTGTTCCCGAGACCCTCAAGGGCAAGCGCGTGATCCTCATCGACGACTCGATCGTGCGCGGCACCACCTCGCGCAAGATCACCAAAAGCCTGCGCCAAGCCGGAGCCCGCGAGATCCACATGGCGATCTCAAGCCCCCCCATCGTCTCCCCCTGCTACTACGGCATAGACACCCCCCGGGCCAGCGAGCTCATCGCCAACCGCCACAGCCTGGTGGAGATCCGGAAATTCCTGGACGTGGACACCTTACATTACCTGAGCCTCGACGGGATGCTCCGGGCCGCGGGAGGCGGCGATCCATCGGGATTCTGCACCGCGTGCTTCACCAAGGTTTATCCGACGCCGATCCCGGATTACCAGACTCCAGACTCCCCCAAGGCCGCGGAAAGCGAACCCTCGGCGCCGGGAAAACTCCTATGA